atggtttttttttttcaatattgaaatatggtgcgtgtcatgtggtcccatttaaatttgatcgtgatCTGATGACtacatttttaagtaatctttgataacgtgtatttaaatagtgcccaccagccgatcacgcaaaaaaggcgcaccaagacgtcgagttgcggaaaagagcccgtgaacaacaacaacaacaacgtgtatttacttaactattttttcgtctacctagcttgtgttacttgtcgatttacGAATTCATTCGAAACgaaattttttcgtttgcgaataaATACTACTTTACTTGGATTTTcacgtgttttattataatgtaagtTGCTAtactatgctgtgtggttacggcattaaagaatatagccaccctctctcttcccgtaggtgtcgtaagagataacagttccacttccaccttggaacttaaaaagccgaccgatggcgggataactaccCAACTGCTAGTTTTGAAATACgagtacacaggccgaagacgggcagcagcatcttcgccttcatcaaagccagccctgcggtcacaaacccgcctgtccagtttggtcactatgggcaaaacacacgagttcacagagaaattgtgtattataaaatgaagTTTTAATACCTTTTTAAAGTTACAACTATGTAATCATATGTACCTATGTGACGTTTTATAGCCTGTGTTATCTTTGACACACTGTAAAATTTTGGTGGGaagatattaatttactttaaattgggctaaatagaaaactaaaaattaataatcgatTTTACAGTGACACGCACAACAATAATATGCCAGCTTCTCGTAAATCCATAaatgactaaattaaaaacttaaaagatAATTTCATATGGATCCTTCAGCATAAAACTGTAGTAAATTCCTGTTTTAGCAAAATCGAGAACGAACTCGTCTTTGCATAGCGAGTTTAGGTGAGTTCGTTAGTATTTCGTCGTCACAGCTAATTTATGGATGTATTGCAAAGTTAAAGAGTCTTAGCTTCGCTCGAGTTTCGAAAGTTTTTGTCGTAATTTGTGTGTTTCCGCGAATCGTTTGTTGTTGAAACGGAACGTGTACTGTGACCTATTACGGctttttcatttgtttatcattttcattataatagtcGTTTGTATTATGAAGTTTGACTTATTAACTAATTAGTTAAGTATTATGTTGTAAAATAGATTACTAGAATTTAGTACTAATGCTCCTCTTTCATAAATTCACAAATTGGTAAGAATTCTTTCATCGGTCTTATCttaccttatatatatttttttcaataaaagattattgcattcatttttttaaaatcaaattagaGATGTGTAGATTAATACTcgatacatatattaaaatttaaaacttgctAATCTACCCCGCTGTGAACACAGCGCACCCCCAAGCGCAGTAATTGCCTTATTCACCACGGGAACACAGCACTACTCGAACTGATGATGGAaccctagagaaatcgaggggaacccttgagaatcgtaatgacgactactgcgtttgttaatttttttcgtcaacttacgtcaTCGtattgtctatgtaattgaagttttttttttgtttgcgagcaaacgtaattatttgagatttttttactatttcttATGTACTACCtagctattaaattatttttatataaacattaaataaatgtagtaaatttaataaaccgtGTTCTATAGttccaattaaaattaaaaaaaaaagtggagACGTGAAATTTACAATGTCATTACTCGTATAAGATATAAACTAAAAAAGCAACTAATGGATCAAAATCAATGACCACAATTATCTATTAAACTGTCGAGCGtcaaaaattctataaaaagtAAGACAGCAGGAAAAGTATTGCTTAAAAtaagcagaaaaaaaaaacatttacattcatatcaaacataaaaatctcatatatttcaatgtaaaccgattttatgttaaaaaaaattgcaatagctataatattatttttactgacGCTCACTGTCGCTGGTAATTGAATAAAcgctattgttatttttttagtttaaaatattcgGTTAAAATGTTATTCCATTggtttcgtttatttttttatgctatattttttatattcaatgtGAAATCGAAAGTATCTTACAATATAATCAGGACTGAAATTACAAGGTCTACGCCTTACCGACCCAgcggtatgtatgtatgtataattaaaatattactttgttcGTAATCATAGTTTTAAGAAACAGTAAAACAACTTAAACTATAATTCACAGCGTTAGTCGTCTTTTGAGAGGTTTTATACGCTAGCGAAAATAGAGGCATATAATAGGCTTTGGACGATTGAAATCGAGAAGCGCAGTCCATCTTTGGCCTGTTTGCAATCAAAAATTTAACGCACCCTCTTGTTGCGAAATAAACCTCATAAGCTCTTGTGATAAAAATAACAGGATTACCCATACTATGTGGAACAGTAAATTTTCTAGTTGTGCCTCATCTCAtcaagcaattttattaaattttaattagcgCATAACAAAATTTCTTTTAGTTGTAGATAAGACATGTCTCTTAAAACCAGACAACGGTCCTTGTCGTGCCGGGATTCCCATGTATTACTTTGAACCCTCAACACAAAATTGTTCGATGTTCTTCTGGGGTGGCTGTCAAGGTAATGGGAATAGGTTTGATACGAAGCAAGAATGTCTGACGACATGCCTCAGTCAACCCGGAGATACAAGTAAGTGTcacagataattattttatgtggtTAAAATATAATCGAAGATCTACTCTccttaaatacaataataaaaaaactaattatatctttttacttcGTTTATAAAACTAATTGACACTTAACGAAACTTCAAGTGATTACTGCGCTTTTTGGGTTACAAGAGCCAATTTCGAAACTCTTTTGGTATATTTTGGTAAATTTAAAGGTAATTATTGTGTCCATTAGTAAAAATTGAACCTTATCATTCTGCTTATTAGTGCCTATAGTATACCATCAACAGTAAACTATAGCGGGTATCTGCCTCTTCTAACTAAAGTACTCGTGGACGAATTCAGCGTTTGCAAAATTGATTTGCAAGGCTGTGTAGTTTTACCTCATTATGGCACATGtttgtttatacatttaattatatattactagctgacctggcgaacttcgtatcaccttatttttttctgaaatataataataacataatatatcaaaataaaatatagcctatcttttaagttgcatcaaactgcacacggtgtgcaaatttgactaaaatcggttaagtagtttaggagtccattgaggacaaacattgtgacacgagatttatatatattaagatatgtagaatgtattgttatattttactcTATTTTGATATTATCATACTTATAagagtttatttttgtatcagaAAGAAAACCAAAGTGGTGCAGTCTGAATTTTGACTACGGTTTTTGTTTTGGAGCTATTAAGAGATGGTACTACGATCCAATTTGGAAAGTCTGCAAGAAAAGGATTTATTCTGGTTGTGGtggaaacaaaaacaatttttacaataaggAACAGGTAAAACGTAACGTATTATAGCCGAAAAcgagtaatataaattttgaccacataatttttttccaCCAATTCTATTTCAAGTGCCACGTTTATTCATATGCTTGGCTAGAtgctaattttataatttaataaaaaaataaaaacaacgtaTGATGCCATTATTGGCCTTAGGTTTTCAAGACAATGTCAgtgaaatttttaacatttttttactgtcACGAGAATGATATCACGTCTTCATCTTACCTAATTAAATACTAAAGGTGTCAAGTGTCCTTCTTGGAATGTCGCGTAAATGACGCACAGAAAAGGTAATTCAGGAAGTATCATTGCTGGACAAAGTTTTGGCTGATTCGATGAATGCCTAAACAtggatagaaatatatattttcagataGTATCGGTTTATTTAATACTCAatgttataatttgttttatcagAGACCCAAGTGCATCTCAGCACTCTATTGGATATGTTTCTTACCCAGTAATTGTTActactgctgtgtggttacggcagtaagaatatagccaccccctctcttcccgtggatgttgtAAGAgacgattaagggataacacaattccactaccactttggaacttaaaaagccccACCAACCccctggtgactatgggcaaagcacatgagttcacgccatttttggcatgtACTTGTGgcggcctatggccagcagtggactgtatcaggctgaagtgatgaattgtTACTAATTTAAGggctatatttatattaaaaatataatgcaatacaaatacatactacctctatttatataattatcaaattGTAATGGTATTTTAGTGTGATGCAATTTGCAATTACGGTATTGGCGTTATAACATCTCAAACGAAGAGTCTAGATCGTTCTAGAAAAGTCCTAATTGTGAATCCTTTTAATGCAACAACAAAGAAATCAAAAACACGGAAAACTACTACAGCACCTACGACGACGGTAATATTGAACACAGAGGAAACTGTTGTTGTTACCGGTTAAACTGAAACTGATGTTTAGAAAACTCTGTTTGCTATTAGggataaagaaattaaaattttattactacacACTATTGACACAAATCATTTTTACctacaatattttgaatttaagtgtgtaaaataaaaatttaagcaaaaattaaaaatatatatatatttattaatataagagtttaaattataaatatacacccCACACATAAATAACGTtttgtgataaatataaattattactacaAAATCACAGATAAGTTTTGCTGTCTAAgactctaaaaaaatataatatttttttttacactgaaGACCTTCGACTTTATTCACTGCTCTATTTTAGGGCCGAGAATgaaaatctcaaaaaaaaaaaatatgcaccATTTAACACGCGGTGATTTGAATGATAAGTCACCTTTTCCGGATTTGAGTCTTCATATGTTGATAAATGTCGATACATGGAATGTTTTGCGttccattaatttttattgttacagtaactgaagttattttattgtcatttgtTTCTTCATTCTTTCTTAgttatgtaactttttttacttaatctTGCTGGTGGTGGAGATTTCTTCCATCTCGttcatttttttcatcattttaaAGTTCAATCACCCTCACATTGGACACACTTTATTTGACATATTCTTACACCGCTGCTCCAACTGTGTCTAGTAACTGTTGAAGAATAATTTTACTCCTAAAATAGAGAAAAGTCctgttattttcttaaaataattaaattcgatTGAAATAAACTAAGACTTATAAACTACAATGTGACTatgatgactagcccgttggcgcaggtTGTAGTGACCCTTCTTTCTGCTCCatgggttgtgggttcaattcccaccctgagtctgggtgtaatacatatatttatttatatggtatatgtattatttgtatgtatgtttatcgaaaaaaaatataattatgtacctacctataccAGTCGCCTGtttcctataacacaagcattcagTTGCTTACCGTatgaacagacaaccgtgtgtgtgtgtaaaaaaattcatttgGATGTTGGATTCAAAATCAACCGATCTGAACAAAATAttacgatattatttttaaatgtatcacTGAAATACTTACTTTCCATTCGAAACGGAGTACATTAGTTTTTTCACATATTGTGGACAAATGTCTTGATGCACATTATGAGAATGAAATAAAAGTCCCTGTGATAAGCAGTACATTATCAAGGGTAGTGGAATTTTTTcagttaaaattttcttttcataGAGAATTGTTGAAtataactagaaaaaaaaagatatgtttGTAAGTGAAAAAAATCAACCCAAACTGTCCCAGTTACAGTTCCGTAGTCAATGATTTGAACATATAAATCGCAATCGTTAGTAATGGATTAAACTTTGGACTATCAATGCTGAGTTTTCAAaagatttatttctataaattcgGCATTTTTTACGTATATCTGAGGTACAGTAGGAACCGGGGCGAAGtggcgaatgctaacgcgaccccatcttgccccacccaggcggacgattgctcacacgtggtggtttttattTAGTAGGAGTCTGACTGAATACCCTCTGGCGCAAAAAAAGAGTACAGTAGGAAACATCCTGATTAAATAACAGTGCCTCGActtaacagaagatcacagctaaataacactgcttttaaGCAATGGTGTTTTCCTGAGgcgagtaaggtaaccagagctcctgagtgGATTAcaggtagggttggcaacgcgcttgcgatacttctaatgttgcaagtgtctatacgctacggtaatTGTTTACACTCAGGTGAGTTGTACGCCAGCTTGCTGACcggattttataaaaaaaagtatagttaGCGATAACTTGAGTTacttaaatatgataaaaatattttgtacttcaCTACCAATTCAAGGTTCAATTCGTAGTTCAGATTCCATTGGTATCAAAGATAAGTACTTATATTGTATATTGAATTCTTGTATATGTCTTTCTTTTACTAGAgtttataaaattcaaagtaaTCCAATCTATTTTTAGTAACTTAATACTAAAATCAAAACTATTAAGTggtacaaatttaatttattacattatgcCAGCAAACACCAACATTATATACAATTCCAAGAAGATCTCACCTTAAAAGCTCCTGTCACTGATGCTATTGCGAAACCTAAGCTTGGTTTCAATAAAAATGACAATCCTGCGAGATAACCCGCTGGCAGCGCATACATTGCTGAGTCGTATCCTTGCTTACGACATAAGTAGCAAACCACAGCCTGCAATGAATTtagcaaaaaatttaataccgCTTTGTTTTGAAAGGCTTATGAACACAGGCTACTGTTACTAAAAGGTATTAGAGTAAatctgtttaattttatttaaaaattaaaaaaaatactgttttatgagaaacaatgaaatattcgatgtgattttaataattctgcTTTATCTCATCATCATTGCTTATAGTTACTTGTTTATAAAATCGGCGaaccataaaaataattatagcatCATATAATGCATAATagaatgaattttaattaaagaaaataattgtgtatttaaaattaaggaAATAAAGTTTCCTTAACTATTACGttacccatttaaatttaaatctatactaatatcattaagttgattagtttgtttgtttgttttatcgcacttatctcaggaactgcggcttcaaattgaaaaattatttttgtattggataatTAATTTCCCAAGGaaggttaaataatattttagtacctcttttttctaaaattaacgtGACTGAAACCACTTCGCACAGCtagtaatcaaataaaaacattgtaacaGAGGTCAACTTTATAGCCTATTCGACTAGTGTAGTGTATCTTGATATAGACATGGCGAAAATTAAATTCCATAGTTATATTCCATACTGTAGCTTCTCTGGTAAAGTGCGATTTGATTGATGGTGATGATAACTATAGATGATAGTTATCAGGTAACAGTCTCACTCGTTACaaccattaaaatatttgaagaaTTTACGaagcaataaaataacattGATTCAGATGATTCGGATCGAGACAACaacaacaatatattatttttattacgaatttgctgtactgtgtggctaaggtactaaagaatatagccaccccctttcttcccgtgggtgacgtaagaggcgactaaggaataacatagttccgctaccactttggaacttaaaaagccgaccggtagcgggataaccatccatctgctggctttgaaatacacaggccgaagacgggcagcagcatctttgttgcgacaaagccagcccagtggtcaccaacccgcctgcccagcgtggtgactatggtcaaaacacatgagttcacgctatttttggcgtaagcttgtggaggtctatgtccagcaatgaTGATTACGACTATGCTATAGTTTACTGAAGTCTGAACTAAAAACTAAAcgatataatattagtaaaataacgCCGTACTCTGTAAATACCGATATAGCTAGCGAAGAACAGTCCCATGTTGAAATCCTTGCGTCTCACACTGGCAAGGGCCTTCAACGGCGTGGATATTCTTGGTGATAATACTCGAGCCATCGTAAATGCGAAACCTACTCCGAAGTACGTGAAAGCACCCTGGAAcaacactttttataaaaatgatacaTTTATAATTGTCTTCAAATCTGTTATATTGGAGAGcagatcgattttttttaatgtagtgaTGTCAGCCCTAGTGTtctgattttgatatatttttatgacagaACAATCGTTTGTTTAATATACGACCTatcattactttatttttttgaaattaaatattggTGACGTGGGATATTTAgtacctaaaataataatacggtTGTAAAAcatatgggttgtctggaagaaatggctaattagccataagtccgcccattgtacttcactgtctgtaactatcttaatgctttgtttgtaatatatttgtggtatatatgtgtgtgtacaataaagtataaaataataataaaattgattgtcAAATTACTTATGACAATTATATTACCAGCAAATGTTTTTATGTTATACACTCTTTCTGTCCTAGGAATCTTCAGTGGGATTCCTTAAAAGtcaatacttaataatatatataacgatatgaactttatacattttcatttaCTTCTCACTTTTAATGTATACCTTTATAACAATGCAaatcgtatgtattatattatgtatcgtatatgtgtatgcgtgtatgtataagtataatataatttttatctacttatgtataattatgtatttattatataatatattatatttttattctcaatatgttAAGATTGTACACGCTGATTTTGTGACttacagttttataattttcctgtggcaggactactggaagagattccatcatggggtAAGTAGTGccttgtaccagcattgtttataagagctattgcctattgctatcctagtgtatataaatttttaaataaaaaatacataaaatatatctgcatgcgattttatatatcttttgatAGAAGCCTAAAAttcctaaattatttatttatttctactttattgcacacttacaataggaacattaaaaaaaacatactgaatAAAGTGTAAAAGCATACACCTGACCACTAAATAATATACCTAACTTTAAATACAAAGATTTTTAGATACTCTTAAGATTCGGAATAATGAGCATAAAAAGTAAGTTCTCAGTCTCTGCCGGTGACAGGTATTCTGGTTTATATTTCCCAAATAATCGAAGTTAATGATACAACTGGGAAATGTTTTTAACACTCTATCTGCTATATAACTTGACTTTtatagctaaaatatttttatttttcttccgtataattttatgtataattttgtgTTTACTATTGACAATAATTTTTACGCACGATTCAGAGAAAATGACCGATGTGCTAACCATCGTGAGTAAGACTCCTGCTTATATCTTTAGGAAGCTATTAGGGATGTAATACTCATTGGTACTCTATATGTTACCTTATTATGTATTTCCGTGCCTTCTGTGACAAGTGATACAAGTCGAAAATCACCATTTTACGAGAGAGCAAAGCAAGGTTTCAAATAATTCTTGTTTGCGAACTAAGTAAGCTAGATTCAATTACAGTATCTTCTTTTGTAGTTTACAACGATCTCTTTCAACatgaatttaagtttttttagtaaAGATTCAACTGTAAaagtagttaatgaaaaaaacttATGAGTTATatcttttatcaaaattattaaatgctcAAATTATAtgataagtgttttttttatatattcattatagcactttaaaaaaaaatcataattactagtcatttttacaaagaatgttggcaagggcgaacttatctctgtaagagatctctaccagtctacccatggtggtgagagatgATGTTACCGCGGGACTCTTAAGCGCATTTgcgataaagtgaaaaaaaaactgaacaaaaaggtaaaaaaataaaaaaataaaaaataaaaaagccatatacttattttgcaatatatacattcataattagtgatataaaatacatatctatatacttaactacatacacagttacatgcacatatacatacatacatacctacatacatacatacatacacatatacatatacatacacatacagacatacatacacacatacatacatacatatattgagagTACAACAATTATGAGAGGTTCATAGCTTCGGAGAGAAGAAAATTTTATCACTCGCTTATTCACATAACTCATCTGAATTTTACTGGTTTACAAAAGTTATAGGttcaaatgatatatatatatatatatatatatatatatatatatatatatatatatatatatacatatatatatatatatatatatatatatatataactctaAATACACCAGTATTAACGAAAAATGTACTGAAAAACTTATTGTGAAATTCAAAAAATtgcacttaaataaaaatcatgaaaattatttttgaatccTTGCAGTTATTCATTACTGACAAAGACGTATAAGTTAACATATATCTATATTCAAATTTTGAAGAGTTACATCACTATGCAGATCCATATCCTATAGCAGACAGAATAACGAAAATTAGctcaaaaaatctttttattttattttataatgcctattttaaaatcacaaaaagATCTATAACTCGACTTACACTACTCATCACAAGACGCACATATTTCATTCTGAAAAGTAATTCAACATTTCtctaataaatactaaatattttaaccacagatatttcaaatatctatttaatgaaaaataaccCGTCacctttaaaatatgtttagtaCAAGATCCGTCATGAGGACAAGCAGTTTGTGAATCATCCGTTTTTCGTCTCACATTGTCTGGTCTAAaaagcctgaaaataaaaaatccgaTA
The nucleotide sequence above comes from Melitaea cinxia chromosome 11, ilMelCinx1.1, whole genome shotgun sequence. Encoded proteins:
- the LOC123657747 gene encoding transmembrane protein 135-like; its protein translation is MVEISKHLFDSTCRDVHCSVLIHPWGRSCWTSSIETYKNSFIGSAKFYILVHLAQNLLKGKKMLKKKELMKAGEYYARSTLLGALICGSITTLSCSLRWLLGRKFTYYTYMLLPCTINGVFILLEPPKRRGLVINLFCNLVIEFWIRLLERDGYLNMTKGKQTFMFMIGSAFLFYLMRLEGERGKRTPLLWLFRPDNVRRKTDDSQTACPHDGSCTKHILKGAFTYFGVGFAFTMARVLSPRISTPLKALASVRRKDFNMGLFFASYIGIYRAVVCYLCRKQGYDSAMYALPAGYLAGLSFLLKPSLGFAIASVTGAFKLYSTILYEKKILTEKIPLPLIMYCLSQGLLFHSHNVHQDICPQYVKKLMYSVSNGKSKIILQQLLDTVGAAV
- the LOC123657646 gene encoding BPTI/Kunitz domain-containing protein-like, which produces MSVKVFNSTEEMTMKHRRFQLQCYKSGIVDKTCLLKPDNGPCRAGIPMYYFEPSTQNCSMFFWGGCQGNGNRFDTKQECLTTCLSQPGDTKRKPKWCSLNFDYGFCFGAIKRWYYDPIWKVCKKRIYSGCGGNKNNFYNKEQCDAICNYGIGVITSQTKSLDRSRKVLIVNPFNATTKKSKTRKTTTAPTTTVILNTEETVVVTG